A section of the Roseivirga sp. BDSF3-8 genome encodes:
- a CDS encoding endonuclease domain-containing protein, translated as MKRRTVLPYEPWLKPIAKKLRKNMTLGEVLLWQELKRGQMLGYDFDRQRPIGRYIVDFYCKDLMLAIEVDGESHYHDDAPEKDAVRQAALEDLGVRFLRFDDTDVKQHIDTVVATIHHWIETNVEEGMV; from the coding sequence ATGAAACGGAGAACAGTACTGCCTTATGAGCCGTGGCTGAAGCCTATTGCGAAGAAGCTACGGAAGAATATGACCCTGGGCGAAGTGCTGCTCTGGCAGGAGCTCAAGCGCGGGCAGATGCTGGGCTACGACTTCGACCGACAACGACCTATCGGCAGGTATATCGTAGACTTTTACTGCAAGGACCTGATGCTAGCCATAGAGGTAGACGGCGAAAGCCACTACCACGACGATGCCCCGGAGAAAGACGCGGTACGACAAGCAGCCCTTGAAGACCTGGGCGTCCGCTTCCTCCGCTTCGATGATACAGACGTAAAACAGCATATAGACACCGTGGTAGCGACTATCCACCATTGGATAGAGACAAATGTGGAGGAGGGAATGGTGTAG